AAATGATTTAACAGCCCTTGCACTGCAGCATTCTGGGATAAGACTCCCTGACCGAACTGGTTTACTCGCGGAGATTACTGCGGAAGATTACGACTTTGCCGTGGCTAACATTAACCATGAATATAATGCGCTCTTCACGCTGCTTCAGAGATTACGATTCGAAAAGTTGCGCAAGCTCACATCCCAAGATGGATGGAACCCTTTTGATCTCCAATTCGCGGACGTATGCACACCAATCCCGATAGGAGATGTTGAAAATTACAGTTACGACGAACAAACTTCCAGTTGCCGATGTCCCAACAAATTACTACCTTGTTCGCGCCACCAAGCGCTCAACGATCTTGAAATATGGACATATCAGTTGCGTAAGTTGCTTTCTCAATCAAAGTTTTCAACAAGGTACGACCGGTTGAAGTTGGCGACCAAACATCTCAATATTATAAACTCGAAAGGGATTCTATTACAAGCTGGGTTGTTAGATAATATAGCTATAAAGAGGAAACAGATCTGCAATTCTGTTGATGCCGTTTTGTGTTCAATGCGAGACCATTCTAGAGCCAGCACTGAGTGGTATGTGTTTATACGCATGATTGTAACACCCCCATCACTTCATTAGACATGTATATGAGGCCACCCTTATGTCCAGCTCAAAGCATTGTAGGTCATCTTGGGGTGGTTGTTCAGAGAAGTGCAACAGAGGTACGCAGGAGAGATTCAAGATAACTTATAACAACGGCGTAAGGGAATTTGTTGTAGATAGGAGGACTTGCGAGCTAACGAAGTGTTCCGATTTAAACCAGCCTAATGTGTCTCAGTGTTTGATTTCAATCGTGCCACGGAATAAGTCCACTAATGCCGTAGTCCGTACTTGTGCTTGTCCAACCGAAGATTCGGTAATGTGTTCATCCGAGGAAGCACGAATTACCATGGATAGTTGGATCACACAATTCAGAGAGTATTGTAAAAAAGCTCTGATACACAATGAAGGCAACAATATTTTACACAAGGTGGGTTGACGATCTTTTCCATATATATTAATGGGTATAAAAACGTTCGAATTTTACCACTGCAAATTAGCTAGTGTTCTAACACATGTAGGAACTATTTGATATCGCGAAAATAAAGATAATACGGTTGTACTTAACACATGAGCAGTATTGCGAACTGGCGGGCTACGCTTCCAGTCAACGCATATGTTGCATTGTGATGCCATTCTGCATATCTATTTCTCCATACACGTCATACCAAATATAGACACATAGACTGATGTTTATTGACCTTTGCAGGACATCCCGCAGTTGAACACCCAGTACCTGGGGAGGTTCGTACAGATTAGGTTCCGCGATGGATACTATTTTGACTGCACCGAGAGATGGGGAATGATAGACAATGACGATACAACCAGCTACTGCAAGATAGGTTCGCCGATTCTTTGCAGGGAGCATATCACGAAAAGTAATGCGAGAGGTCAGTTAAAATTTCGGACGTGTCATACATCGTAGCGTCATTTTTGGAGACAGATGTTACTGAGTACGACACCACAAGCAGGTCTCTAGTTACACACGCACTCGTGGTTTGGATACTTCTACTGACGCTCGTGTACACATTAGGAAGCCTGTGGCGCCGCAAACGTGGGAGCCTTCACATTTAAATTGAGTAAAACATACAATAAAAAATTCATGGGCTTTGTTGCGCCTTTACATGCCACTGATGTGGACTTCATTGATATACATTTCCGAGATTCCTTATTTGACGTAACTTACAACATATATGGGAAACAAATCCACTCCATATGGTTATACGGAACTATATTGAGGTGAGATTACGCTAATTGATCGATTCTAACATTGATTTAGTGTAGACTATGACAAGGAGCTTTTTGATTTCAACGACGGTTCAGGGAGGATCCTTCAAATAAAATTCGGCCATACCTTCGTGAACTCATTTGCTGAAAACGAGGACGTTATAAAGGTAGATAAATCACGTAAGTCATTGACTTTAATTCGCAGAAAGGTTCTTTGGTATCTATCATCTGTGGGCTTTCACACGTCATTGTAGAGCAAGACGCCCTCCTTTGTCTAAGGGTATTGGCAAAGATTTAAAGTTTATTTTGATTACTCAGCTCATACGAATCACAAGCGTCTTGTATGGCGATATGAAATATTGGCCATATAAGGTACACATTACTGCGGGTTATTACAAGCATTGACAGGTCAAGCAATGGCGCATAGGAACACATTCATAATCACGGAATGGAGGACTTATGTCAGAAGACAAAGCTAGATGATTCGATCATTAAAAGGTTTGTGAACAGAATATCTAAATTTCGACGTACAGCTTTAATGTTACGCTGGCATTCAAGGATCGTTTTTCTGTAACGAATGGCATGGATTGGGACGCTTCCGGAGAGTTTATGGTAACGTCATCACTCGATAGAACCGTTTATTTATATTCGGTTAACAAAGCTGGGTATGTTTAGTTATTGTGGGCGGTGCATTCAAGTGTACTTTAATAGTTTAAATCCAAAAAAAATCAGGCTGACTAATGTGCTGCAAAGCAAGAAGCATGGGGTTTCTGCTGTTAGATTTACCCATGAAGGGCCGCGGCAGATAGTATGCAGTTCTTCCAGGGATACACCTACGGGTTAGTATAGAGTTTAAATGAACTCCCTAACTTAACCCCAGCTTCAGTCAAATTATGGGATACAGTGGAAAACCGTTATATTAAGAGCTTCTCACTGGCTTCACCGTATGTTATATCTACGTTAGCCACCTACACTTATTAGAGTTCGTCGAGGCCGCGCCATATCGCCACATCCATCCCGTGATTTGATGTTAATCAGTACGTGGGACACCTGTTTGTTATATACATACGACAATTCGTCACCTCTGGTAAGTGTAACATGTTAATATAATTTGACCTGAAGTGGCAGGCATCATACAATGGTGCAAGCATGATTGGAGCGTTTGACTCTTTAGGATTGATTTTTGCTATTTGCGATTCAACTCACAGCAGAAAGTCTCTCTCCCTGTATGACATGTCTAAATACCAGGTATGCAGCAGTTGGATGACTACAAAGGCTCTTAACATCTTCACACATTCCAGGCACCATTTGCTACCTTCGACCTCGGGAAAATACTCCTTAAGTCGGAGGAGGTTGTGGTTAGTGGCCATTGAAGATCCTAATTACACCCAATCAGAGCGTTGACTTCAATCCAAATGGCCGCTCCTTGGTTTTGGGGACAAACTATACGAGGCTGTTATGTGTCAATGCTGTTACCGGATCGGCTGCCTTTGCGTGTTGCTACAGCGATGAGCCTGCCATCATCAAAGAGCAGAAGGTCTTCTGTTATCCTTCTATTTCCTCAGACGGCAAGTATTTACTATGCGGTAGGTGCTATGCTTAGAAATTTAAACTTGTGGAAGGATGCACTAATGGGAGCATCTCGATCTGGAACTTCAAAGGGCAATCTGTGTGCAGTTTAGTGGGCCATGAAGGTAACCATACGTTGCTTATAATTCACTGGTGAACAACAGGGCCCCCGTATTTCGCCTGCTTCAATCCGCGGAAGGCTATGATCTCGTCGGCGTGTGTAAAAGTAGCGTGGTGGCAGCCTGCTCTCGTTAACTCTGACGAAACATTATAATTATTTGCACGATAACGTACTGTCCAGTTTTTTACGCTATGCGTTCCTGTAGCAGCAGATGTGAGCATTCGCCGAAAAACGCGAAATGATTTGGCGCGGTTCAACCTATTTATGGAGGAATGCTTCTTTAACTATCTTCGCCTTTTAGGCGAGCCTGTTTGGAGGCGCCTTTTCCGCAGGCGAGCTCCATTGCGCGCTATTTTACGCAGTCTTGGTGAGCTGGAACAGCTAATAATCTTGAGGCTATTAAACATTAGACAGGCTGTGTCAGAGCGGGCGTTGAGATTGTGGATGAATCCTAATTCGTTTACAGATCTCCGAGCTGCCTTATCTTTATTGCAGTCGTATCACATAATTCAGGTCTCTGATAATCGAACAAAGGAAGGGAAACAGCAATTTGAATTACATAAGGAATTTAAGACATCGATGCTGGCGGAACTCTATGACACTTCAACTGATTTCGACAGCGGATTGCAGCTATTGGGCAATATAAACAATAACGCACAAAAAGACCCCAAAAGCAAGCCATCATTTGCAACTCTTGTAAAGCATTCAAAAGAGCGTCTAGATTTCCTTGTACTATTTTTAGTCTCAAGTCAAGTGCGACGACATACATTGAGGGCAAACAAAATTGCGAAAAAGTTAAAGAAGTTAGAAAAATCGAAAGACCCTAATGTCAAGAATCCGCTGTTAAACAAAAAGATCAAATCCTTGGAACACCAGTTAACGGCACTCAGTAAACGTGCGAATGTGGTGTCTATGGATCTGTTAAAAATTTTCCAACGGTTCAACATGATATCAGAAGATAACAAGAAGAACAAAGTCCACGGTGCCGACGCAGGAATGAGCAGGCAGGCATTAAGTTGGCTTTTGAAGGGTGTCCACGGCCAGTTGATAATTTTGCTGGTAGGCCATTTACAACAAATGGAGGGGGGGTATTTAACGAATATTTCCGGCCGTAAACCTACACAGTTAGATTTATATACCCGGGAATGTAGAGATATAAGTGCTGATAATGATAAAGCAAGTGCGGAGAGAGTCGAATTAGCAATAACAACAATTACAGAATCCGTAGATTTTCTTTTGTCGCTTTCACAAGCCAGATCCGGTGATATGTTTAGTATTGTTAGTCTAACAAAAACGCAGCAGAGGTTGGTGAAGCTTCTGACGGAGATGGGCATATTATATGTCGATTCAACCAAAGGATATTTTTACGTTTTCGACCTTACATTTTTGGTTGGAAGGAATGAGTCGGACGTCAACCGTACACCCAGGCTATCGATGTCCATTTGTGGAACTACAGACAGCAAAATAGTTGTGCAAAGCAATTTTAAGGTCTATGTATATACAGCAAATGCATTACAAATAAGCGTTTTAAGTCACGTATGCGAATTACAGGCACGGACGCCTAATCTAGTAATTGGCGTTTTGACCAGGTCAAGCGTTCAGGCTGCTTTCAAAAGCGGCATTACCGCAGAGCAGATTATAAGATTTTTTGAATCAAAGAGCCAACATGAAGACACCAATATATCTGCATTGGCAATGCGGGTGCCGGAAAATGTGCGACGCCAATTAAAAATGTGGGAGGCCGAGCGCAACAGATTAGAGCTCATTAATGCCATACTCTTCAAACGTTGGGACACTGAATTCATGCCTGAGCTATTCAAGAGGACAGTGCGGTGGGCGCAAGTAAAGCGTTATGATCTGTTCCACACACGATGGCCGCCTGATTTATACTCTCAAGACTACCAAACATGGTTAAAAAACGAAAAGTACTTGGCATGTACTTTTGAGTCCAAGGAGGAAGTTATTGACAAAATAAAGCAAATTAGAATGTCATTGGCTGAAGAAAAAACTCGTATCACGTCGGATCCTACATATAGATAGACAATACGATTGCCATTACTTTAGACGCTGAAAAATGGCATTTGGAGAGCATAATAGGCATACTATGCAACAACTGAGCGATATAGACTCAATAGAGTGGTAGCGAATTGATGCATAGCCTCCAATTTTACTTTGTAACCACGTATATAAAGTCCTGATTGCAACATTTAGGCGACAGAAATGCAGATAATGTACAATTGTTATTACACTGTATATTATGGTTTCATATCATGTTCATAAACTTTACAAAGCTGTCAAAGTCATTCTGCCACTGTTCCCTCTCGTCCCTTGTTTTGAACATGAATAGATAACAGTTGTTACCTGCTGAAATTTCCAAGTATCTCAAGTTGTCGACTTTCGTCTTGAAGTTTGTTATTTTGGACACGGGCAGAGTGCCTATCAGCTGTCTTTTgttttcatcatcttctgAGGCCTTAACCTTATACCATTGTATACATTTGCCATCCTTACTACATGTAACTCGAACCTTTTCGTGGAAAATTGCAGTTTTCACCTTGACAATTTTAGTCAAAGCCTTCCTATATTGTAGAATCTTGTTCTGACGTATGTCCTTTGCGGTTGCCTGATGCATAATGAACTCATACAAACGTTTAAAAATTGACTTGTCGTACCGTTTCGTCGCTGGAGTCACTCGACGACCCGTTGGATTCTTCATCCGTTGCAGCCTTAAGACATTTTGCAGAGTATGTCGGGCGCCTCCTATTAGCTCGTATGGATGCAGTTTCTGAGGGTTTAGACCCTCGGTCATACGAGGCGATCACAGGTTTGGGCTGCAAAGCGTGATACATACATTTTCCTCGCCACAACCTTATCTTTTAACAGGTCTTCGTGAAATCCGAAGACCGAACTGTCTAGATTCCACTTGTTTAGTTCGTTGTAGTTGAGTTCAGTTGTCTGTATGTCGGCATGTGTTTTATAAAGTACAAGGAAAATACACTAACATTAAAAATCCATGCGCTTAGTAGCGGCCCGTCTGGAGTTCTGTAGGGAGCACCTGAATATGACGACATTTTCAATTCCACAGATTATACACGAGGCTAGTGTGTACAGACTATATATGGAAAGTTCCTATCGAGGGAGGCTAAAACGCGGTTGTTTGCAAATGCATCGATGTGGACATATGTCACCAGTCAGATTAAAAATAGATATTGAATGGCGGGTAAAGCACCCACAGTGGTATCAAATGGTACTGACGCATAGCGTGCATTTGTCGTATTGACATGGTGTGTAAGATACACTAGAGTATAGAGCCACTTTAAACAGACAAATACAAACAAAACAAAACTTTTATGCGCCAACTGTTGATATACTGCGTTATACATAACGCTTCGTAATAGTCAACTCCTGGATGTGAGTTGATGCGTCGGCTGCAAACGGGGCTTCGATATAAGGCATCATAGGATAGGTGTAAAGAACGTTTCGATTTCGGAATTCATATAAAAATGTCTGATTGGTTTGGTAGCGTAGTAAATTCGTTGAGTGGTTCGACTCAGTCGGACTCAAAGCAAGCCGAAAAAGCCTCAAATGATAAGAACGGTTGCCATATTTATGCCGTAGTTGTCATGCGGCACTATGCACAGAATGAGGCGTGTAGGCTTACTGCGGAGTACGATTTCTCGCCTCTCCCTATGTATATGGCCAAAATATCGCGTGAGGTGACCGATTTGGTGTCTAGGTATGTACAAGCAGTTTTATATACAATACATGATCTGTTTTAGAACCTGTATAAATTGCGTATCAACAGCATATGCCTTGGCGTATTGCCCCCCCATTATTATATGCATCCTTCGTAATATATTTACCATGGTAACATGTATACCCAATGCAAATGTCATAATAGGACCACGGCTCAAGAGGCGTTTCCCGATCAATCTAAGTGTGTTGACATGGAAAACAGTATGGGCATGTTTTACGTCAAAGCAACAAGCGATCCTCCACCAAACCAACTAGTTTTTGTTGTTGCAGTTAACAAGTTTTGTACCAGATATCAAGCCTTACAATTTCTTCAGGAGGCCATGCATGTTTACAAGGTATGAACGTAATTTTGTCGGCACTGTTGTGTCTTGAACCATATATGATTTGTTACGCATCTATCAGCATGTTTTATCAAGAAAGGACTGCATTACACTAATCACATACAGGTTAAAGGCGATGTGTATCGCGACAATGTGGGTGATTCCCTGAAATGCCCAGCTCTGCGCGCATTGATGACTCAATATAAAGGCAAACGTGACGTGCTCGTTGACGCGCAATCCAAATTGGACGAGGTAGTGCTAATGTGAGAGAATACAGCATCTTATAACAGACGAAGCAAATTGTGATGGACACTCTGGACAAGCTAATCCATAGGCAAGGGAACCTGGATGAACTAATCGCAAAAAGCCAGGACATGACACAATCTACGGCGAGACTTATGAGGTATGTGGCGTTTTAATACACGCATAATGTCGTGAATACCACACCTTACCATGAACAGGGACGCGAAGCGCCGAAACAGCTGTTGCGCAGCGATGTGAATGTAGGGCCCCTGATATTTGGCTCGTCTGCAAAGACACTATTAGGCACATCAAATATTGTTATGTAATTAAAATGGAATCGTATTCACCCAGTTCTTACATCGCGAACATCGCGCGCCAGCCTGTTCTTGTTAAGTTGAACGATGGAACCAATTTCTACGGTACGTAATCTAGGACGAAAGGCCACACACTAATAATATAGCATTTAATGTTGTCATCAGGAATTCTTTCGAGTTTGGATGATCGCATGAATTTGGCCATGGAGAATACGAAGGAGTTTTGCGATGGCCAACTTGTGAAAAGTTACGGCGACTCTTTCATTCGTGGCAACAATGGTAATTAAAGTAATGACGCGTAAAATGTAGCTGCAGTATTGTACATAAGTCTGCGCCGGGACACTCAGTGAAAGTTTTAGTGACAATGCCCGTTAGGGACGTGCCATTCCAGGATAAAGGACAACAGCGTTGTTTTACACTTCATTCGACTACATTAGATATCGTGTACTGGATCATAATGCCGGCGGTACATTTTGAGCCTACGCCAAATAAATCGGCGAGTCACAATGAATACACCATAATGAATTGGCCAGCAAACACAGCATATCATTAAAGCGAACGTGCATATGGCGCTTAGTGCACATTTTAGATCGCTATCCAAAGCCCCTGTGATCGTTGCCTTATAGAAGGCTGACGGTGTGGCCTTTTGTGCGCTATGAAATATTGACCTGCCTCAGACACCTAATACGACATTAACACGGATTGATAAATACCACAAGTCTAATGAGTCTACATATGTTCAAACATTTGCGATAATATTAGCGATTTCTGGGCAGAGGGAGACAATCTGTATCTTGGGTTCACGAAGGATCGTTTCGTTATGACGAATACTGTCAGTGGTTATAATCCGCTTTATGCAGGAGGACCTAATTTTGTGCAGTGCAGATCCTGAGAATATTCCGTGCGTGATTACCGCGAACACACTAGCAGCCCCGTTAGCTATCAAAAGTTCTGCCGCCTTGCAGAGTGTCCCCGCTGTATCCACTATATCATCCACTATGATTGCAGTCCTCCCTTCCACTGTGCCGCAAAGTTTTGCATCAGCTACTTGGTTAGCTGTTAGCCGTTGTTTAAATATCATAGCCGAAGAGATGTCGTACGACGGGTACGCGTTTGCGAGCATATTAAGGAAATGAACAGATCTTGAATAAGCACCAGCATCGGCGGAAACGATCGCCACTTTCTCTAATCCACTCAAGTGTTCTAAAAATAGACGGTGAACATTTATGTTATCCACCTGTACCCTCGGACCAAAGAATCCCTGGCACATTGCACTGTGGAGGTCGAAAGATATTACGCGATTAACACCAACGAGTTCCAACATTCGAGCGACATCACTCTGAGCCAGGATATTATGTGTTGTCACGCGTTTTACTAATACCGAGAAAGCACATGAAACGCTACACACAACAGGGCATTTTGTAGGCTGGGTATCGCACTCACCGCTGATATGTTAGAGCCATTAGACGTTTTCCTATCATGCCTTGAATATCCGAAATACGGTATAATTGCCGTGATATGTTTGGCACCTGATCTGCTGGCAGCGGCAATCATGAATAACAGCTCCAGCAGATTGTTAGCAGGTGGTGATGTAGATTGAATGAACACCACATTTGCACCATGCAGCTGTTCTTGTAGGTCCACATTTATttcaccatcagagaaGGTGGACACATTAGCCTTTCCCAGAGGCGTTCCAGCTAGCGTACAAATGTCGTTGACCAACTGCTTATTCCAGTTGCCAGTAAATATCAAAGGACGCTTCATATTCACTTACTAAATATTACATTAAAACATACGGATAAGGGCTATGGTTGATACACATCTACTTTGTGACACCTCCAGACACCTATGGGGGACCTGTTCAGACTACTCCACGTTCCATAAAAATACATATACACCTCTCAACCGTGTGAATATGCCTGTAGAAAATTCTATTCGTGAATTAAAGCACTCTGACGGCAACAGTGCTTACCCTCGTAAGATATTTATGATCAAGTTGCGTCGTGCCGTGCCTGATAGAACGGAATATAACAACAAAGCCAATGCTAGCAGTAAACATTAGATATGTGTTACTAAGATGCACATCACCGGCGCGGCCACCACCTAAAACAAATGGATGTTAAGCCTAGCCGCTGATCGCGAATTAACGCGCAAAATTCCAAATTGAACGTAAATGTGTCGACAGGAATATAATTACCGAGATTCAGTGATTTAGCACAATCTACCTAGAACCGTCTGGACAGGCGTAAAATACCGCGGAGAGTGTCCGACAGAGGGAATATCATAGTTACCGTGCACGAGCAGCTACCCATGCGTGCATCGCGTTATCCACCACCAACGGATTCATTTGGTGGAGAGGGCTGCTACACCAGGTAAGATCTTGCCCTCCAACAACTCTAACGATGCACCTCCTCCGGTGGAAATGTGGCTGAATAAGTGTGACCTCCCAGTTTGTTCTGCCAAAGAAGCGGTGTCACCTCCGCCAATCACAGTTATGGCCCCTCTCTTTGTCGCCTCCCCCACGATATCCAATGCAGCCACAGAACCTTCGGCAAAGTTAGAAAACTCGAATACACCTAAGGGACCATTCCAAACGATGGTCTGGCACCCGTCAACGACACTTTTGAGCAGTTCGCTTGTTTTTGGCCCACAATCCAGTCCTTCCCAGCCGTCGGGAATGCCCTCATCCTCCGTTACCATTTTGAATGGCGCATCGTTAGAGAAATCGGCGGCAGCCTTGTAATCAACAGGGAAATACACTTTCACACCCCTCTCTTTTGCCTTAGCCATGATATCTGGGACTATTGCAGCGCCCGGAGCATCGTACAACGATTTGCCTATGGGCATGCCATGAAGCACTTTCTTGAAAGTGTAGGCCATGCCACCACCAATGAAAATTACATCCACCTTTTCCAGAAGCGATTCTATCAGTTGAATCTTGTCAGAGATCTTCGCTCCACCGAGAATGCTCAAAAAGGGCCTACGTGGAGTTTCCAGAACTTTTGCAAAATAGTCCAGCTCTTTCTTCATAAGTAGGCCTGCAACCTTCAACGGCGCATCGACACCAACCATGGAGCTGTGGGCTCTGTGAGCGGTGCCGAAGGCATCATTTACATATATATCACCCAGTTTGCTTAGGCTTTTGCGGAAGTCCTCAATAACTTTGCCATCGACATTAACCTTATCTTTTACACCCTCCTCGGCAGCATGGAATCTCAGGTTTTCAAGTAGCCCTATGGTACCCAAAGGAGCTTCCTGACAAAACTTCTCAACCACAGGTCCAACGCAGTCATCTAAGAAATCCACCTTTCTGTTGTTGAGAGCTTTGGATAATTCTGCAGCCACAGGACGTAACGAGTACTTTTCCACACGTTCTCCATTAGGCCTTCCTAAGTGAGACATTAAAACAATCGAATGTACGCCATGATCCAGTAGGAACTGAATAGTAGGTATGGTTGCTTTAATGCGCGTGCAGTCTCGGACGGACCCATCCTTTATAGGCACGTTAAAATCCACTCGAAGTAGGACTCGCGACCCAGGCAACTGCAAGTTTGTGTAAGATTGTCTCAGGGTAAGTGCGTGTCGCTATTAAAGTTAAAGTGTGTGCCAACTTTCCTCACCTTGTCAGTGATGTCGGCAAGGCCGAGTTTTGACGAGAGGGTTGATACCATGATGATTAAATGACACCCAAATCAGAAACAGAGATTGCCGCGCTATTCTATTCGTATTTTTAGATGCAAACTTAGAGGACAATATTTAGGTGGACTGTGTGGCCTTTGACTAACTGGGgcccacgcctacaccatTCGTATGCGTGGTGACACTTTCCCATCAACGGATACAATCATGTTTAAATATACTACCCAACATAATATGGGTGCCGAACGCGGATGTTATCATTAACTTGATGTGTGTGAATTGCCAATGGTAGCTAGTTCAAACAAGACATGGGCTCAGTGGACCGTAGCTTTCGCATGGCACAATATTAGTTGTCGCTAATTTCCTGCGGAGTCTAGTGAGTTCTGTATGGTCTTTCCTGAACTGCTTTTCTAAACTTCTGACATTCCCAAGTAACTTGCTAATTTCGACACACATGTTACTTGTGTCTGCAGCGTCATACCTCACCGCAGATTCTGTATTGGCATCGTCTTCCTTAATAATACAAGCCAGTGGGGCATAAACATCGGCGTTGTCCATTACACGCGTCCGGCAAATAGAGTGATATTCGCTTTCCACAATTTGCAAGCTACTTGCGTACTTCTGACCGAAATCTGTAGCCTCGCTATACGCGCGTTCCTCCATATTTTCCTCTATTAGTTGGATGGCACCGATCCGCGGGATCGAAGTGTGGTAGAAATCTATGTTGTTGATGACCCTCTC
This sequence is a window from Babesia bigemina genome assembly Bbig001, chromosome : I. Protein-coding genes within it:
- a CDS encoding phosphoglycerate kinase, putative, producing the protein MVSTLSSKLGLADITDKLPGSRVLLRVDFNVPIKDGSVRDCTRIKATIPTIQFLLDHGVHSIVLMSHLGRPNGERVEKYSLRPVAAELSKALNNRKVDFLDDCVGPVVEKFCQEAPLGTIGLLENLRFHAAEEGVKDKVNVDGKVIEDFRKSLSKLGDIYVNDAFGTAHRAHSSMVGVDAPLKVAGLLMKKELDYFAKVLETPRRPFLSILGGAKISDKIQLIESLLEKVDVIFIGGGMAYTFKKVLHGMPIGKSLYDAPGAAIVPDIMAKAKERGVKVYFPVDYKAAADFSNDAPFKMVTEDEGIPDGWEGLDCGPKTSELLKSVVDGCQTIVWNGPLGVFEFSNFAEGSVAALDIVGEATKRGAITVIGGGDTASLAEQTGRSHLFSHISTGGGASLELLEGKILPGVAALSTK
- a CDS encoding small nuclear ribonucleoprotein F, putative, which translates into the protein MESYSPSSYIANIARQPVLVKLNDGTNFYGILSSLDDRMNLAMENTKEFCDGQLVKSYGDSFIRGNNGN
- a CDS encoding ribose-phosphate pyrophosphokinase, putative; the protein is MKRPLIFTGNWNKQLVNDICTLAGTPLGKANVSTFSDGEINVDLQEQLHGANVVFIQSTSPPANNLLELLFMIAAASRSGAKHITAIIPYFGYSRHDRKTSNGSNISASDVARMLELVGVNRVISFDLHSAMCQGFFGPRVQVDNINVHRLFLEHLSGLEKVAIVSADAGAYSRSVHFLNMLANAYPSYDISSAMIFKQRLTANQVADAKLCGTVEGRTAIIVDDIVDTAGTLCKAAELLIANGAASVFAVITHGIFSGSALHKIRSSCIKRIITTDSIRHNETILREPKIQIVSLCPEIANIIANV